One segment of Pseudobythopirellula maris DNA contains the following:
- a CDS encoding ferredoxin--NADP reductase: MGSAETQLTGDHVAELRKTHYNATVTWFERLNDSLLRMRVRLDDGVSDTGPALHYDAGQYTTLGMGYWEPRVEGAQAETLNEKMLQKVVKRAYSISSRLLDDDGKVVPAGDEQELEFYVALVLQADKPPALTPRLFGLKKGDRLHMGPRAKGAFTMSGLKPTDNLILAATGTGEAPHNAMLSNLLASGHLGKIACVTCVRYRDDLGYTEEHRKLEAAYDNYRYIPLTTREPENRDKDHPDYVGVTYVQDLLRADDVADRLGFELHAPDTHVFLCGNPAMIGIPRKLDHPDGRYPEPVGVVEVLEGKGFKADEPKVPGNIHYEKYW; encoded by the coding sequence ATGGGCTCCGCCGAGACCCAGCTTACTGGCGATCATGTCGCCGAGCTGCGCAAGACGCACTACAACGCCACGGTCACTTGGTTCGAGCGCCTCAACGACTCGCTGCTGCGCATGCGGGTGCGGCTCGACGACGGGGTGAGCGACACCGGTCCGGCGCTCCACTACGATGCGGGCCAATACACCACGCTGGGCATGGGATACTGGGAGCCGCGCGTCGAGGGCGCCCAAGCCGAAACGCTCAACGAGAAGATGCTCCAAAAAGTCGTCAAACGGGCCTACTCGATCAGCAGCCGCCTGCTCGACGACGACGGCAAGGTGGTCCCCGCTGGCGACGAGCAAGAGCTCGAGTTCTACGTCGCCCTGGTGCTCCAGGCCGATAAGCCCCCGGCGCTCACTCCCCGGCTGTTCGGTCTGAAGAAGGGCGACCGGCTGCACATGGGCCCCCGAGCGAAGGGCGCGTTCACCATGAGCGGCTTGAAGCCGACCGACAACCTGATCTTGGCCGCCACTGGCACCGGCGAGGCGCCCCACAACGCGATGCTCTCAAACCTGCTGGCCTCGGGCCACTTGGGCAAGATCGCCTGTGTCACCTGTGTCCGGTACCGCGATGACCTCGGCTACACCGAGGAACACCGCAAGCTCGAAGCGGCGTATGACAACTACCGCTACATCCCGCTCACCACCCGCGAGCCCGAGAACCGCGACAAGGACCATCCTGACTACGTCGGCGTGACCTACGTGCAAGACCTGCTACGGGCGGACGACGTGGCCGACCGGCTTGGGTTCGAGCTCCACGCTCCCGACACCCATGTTTTCTTGTGCGGCAACCCCGCAATGATCGGCATCCCGCGCAAGCTCGACCACCCCGACGGGCGCTACCCGGAACCGGTTGGCGTGGTCGAGGTTCTCGAGGGCAAAGGTTTCAAGGCCGACGAGCCGAAAGTCCCCGGCAACATCCACTACGAGAAGTACTGGTAG
- a CDS encoding GIY-YIG nuclease family protein, giving the protein MLINDEAGRRYVGQTSDLDHRLLQHNGAEPSGPSRYTAKFPGIWRLAHSEEFASRSEAMARERWFKSGVGRAWLDEHVGRAGPPRAD; this is encoded by the coding sequence GTGCTGATCAACGACGAGGCTGGCCGACGCTACGTGGGCCAAACATCCGACCTCGATCACCGTCTGTTGCAGCACAACGGCGCGGAGCCTTCTGGCCCGAGCCGGTACACCGCTAAATTCCCGGGGATTTGGCGATTAGCCCACAGCGAAGAGTTTGCTTCGCGATCAGAAGCGATGGCTCGTGAACGCTGGTTCAAGAGCGGGGTGGGAAGAGCTTGGCTTGACGAGCACGTCGGTAGAGCAGGTCCGCCACGGGCGGATTAA
- a CDS encoding GIY-YIG nuclease family protein has protein sequence MLINDEAGRRYVGQTSDLDRRLMQHNGAEPSGPSRYTAKFPGIWRLAHSEEFASRSEAMARERWFKSGVGRAWLDEHVGRAGPPRAD, from the coding sequence GTGCTGATCAACGACGAGGCTGGCCGACGCTACGTGGGCCAAACATCCGACCTCGATCGCCGTCTGATGCAGCACAACGGCGCGGAGCCCTCTGGCCCGAGCCGATATACCGCTAAATTCCCGGGGATTTGGCGATTAGCCCACAGCGAAGAGTTTGCTTCGCGATCAGAAGCGATGGCTCGTGAACGCTGGTTCAAGAGCGGGGTGGGCAGAGCTTGGCTCGACGAGCACGTTGGTAGAGCAGGTCCGCCACGGGCGGATTAA
- a CDS encoding flavoprotein, with protein MPEILIGVGGGVSAYKTAALVSRLAQDGHGVSVVMTEAARRFIGAATFSALTGRSVPEGSFDLAEHPLGPHIELARRADLLCIAPATADLLAKAAHGMADDLLSTLLLSFTGPVLMAPAMNTEMWSKPAVQRNVAAVGDDGVRIVSPGSGWLSCRQQGAGRMAEPDEIAAAIAAALE; from the coding sequence ATGCCAGAAATCTTAATAGGCGTCGGCGGCGGGGTCTCGGCCTACAAGACGGCCGCGCTCGTGAGCCGGTTGGCCCAAGACGGCCATGGCGTCTCGGTGGTGATGACCGAGGCGGCCCGCCGGTTTATCGGCGCGGCGACCTTCTCGGCGCTCACGGGTCGCTCGGTGCCGGAAGGATCGTTCGACCTGGCCGAGCACCCATTGGGGCCGCACATCGAGCTCGCCCGCCGGGCTGACCTGTTGTGCATCGCCCCGGCCACGGCCGACTTGCTTGCCAAGGCCGCCCACGGCATGGCCGACGACCTGCTTAGCACGCTGTTGCTCTCGTTCACCGGCCCGGTGCTGATGGCCCCGGCGATGAACACCGAGATGTGGTCCAAGCCGGCCGTCCAACGCAATGTAGCCGCTGTGGGCGACGACGGCGTGCGGATCGTGTCCCCCGGAAGCGGCTGGCTCAGCTGCCGCCAACAGGGCGCCGGCCGCATGGCCGAGCCCGACGAAATCGCCGCCGCGATCGCCGCGGCGCTCGAGTGA
- a CDS encoding DNA-directed RNA polymerase subunit omega, with amino-acid sequence MIDALKEEEIVNKVGGRFKLSTLIQKRLVAINAGARPLVKIDSSNQMEIVVEEILQDKIFLDNEGKMVVASNEEAPEFDLDSI; translated from the coding sequence ATGATCGACGCGCTGAAAGAAGAAGAGATCGTCAACAAGGTTGGCGGACGGTTCAAGCTCTCGACGCTGATTCAAAAGCGCCTCGTGGCGATCAACGCCGGCGCACGGCCGTTGGTGAAAATCGACTCGAGCAACCAGATGGAGATCGTTGTGGAAGAGATCTTGCAGGACAAGATCTTCCTCGACAACGAGGGCAAGATGGTTGTCGCCAGCAACGAGGAAGCCCCCGAGTTCGACCTCGACTCGATCTAG
- the gmk gene encoding guanylate kinase → MAGEAGKLVILSGPSGVGKSTIVRKLIERGGGMLRLSVSATTREPRAGEVAGRDYHYLSKEDFAARREAGDFLECVEVFGRGCWYGTLWNEVRPSLAAGVWVILEIEVDGAERARKAFPEAITVFIAPAKDLAASQRVLEERLRARGTETEEAIQRRLEVARHELERAGEYQHRVINEGLDDAVDEINKIFLAEGLPRA, encoded by the coding sequence ATGGCTGGCGAAGCCGGAAAACTCGTGATCCTCTCCGGCCCCTCGGGGGTCGGCAAGTCGACGATCGTGCGCAAGCTGATCGAGCGTGGGGGAGGCATGCTGCGGCTGAGCGTATCGGCCACCACGCGAGAACCGCGCGCCGGCGAGGTAGCCGGTCGGGACTACCACTACCTGTCCAAAGAGGACTTTGCGGCCCGCCGAGAGGCTGGCGATTTCCTCGAATGCGTTGAGGTTTTCGGCCGTGGCTGCTGGTACGGCACCCTCTGGAACGAGGTTAGGCCTAGCCTGGCGGCCGGGGTGTGGGTAATTTTAGAGATTGAAGTCGACGGTGCGGAAAGGGCCCGCAAGGCGTTTCCCGAGGCGATCACTGTCTTCATCGCACCGGCCAAAGACTTGGCCGCCTCGCAGCGGGTGCTCGAAGAGCGCCTGCGGGCGCGCGGCACCGAGACCGAAGAGGCGATCCAGCGCCGCCTGGAGGTCGCCCGCCACGAGTTAGAACGCGCCGGCGAGTACCAGCACCGAGTGATCAACGAGGGTCTCGACGACGCCGTCGACGAGATCAACAAAATATTCCTGGCCGAGGGGCTCCCTCGCGCATAA
- a CDS encoding YicC/YloC family endoribonuclease — MIVSMTGFGEGRAESDTIAVTAEVRAINNRHLKINYRSSDGYHGLEPQVEALVRKLAARGTVTVNVRVERKASADDYHLNAAVLKGYQRQLGELCASGETPRIEALLTLPGVVDTPDAAAADAEADWPVIKKALESALDAFGSMRKSEGQALAVDLGDNCTVIHEQLTGVEERAPMVVDGYRDRLQDRVAQSLEKLGVTVEPADLVREVAFFADRSDISEEIVRLKSHIEQFRSTIAKGENCGRKLEFIAQEMGRETNTIGSKANDTDISHRVVEMKAALERIREQVQNVE, encoded by the coding sequence TTGATCGTCAGCATGACCGGCTTTGGTGAGGGCCGCGCGGAATCGGACACGATCGCCGTCACCGCCGAGGTGCGGGCGATCAACAACCGGCATCTCAAGATCAACTACCGCTCGAGCGACGGCTACCACGGCCTCGAGCCGCAGGTCGAGGCCCTCGTCCGCAAGCTCGCGGCTCGCGGCACGGTGACGGTCAACGTGCGTGTCGAACGCAAGGCGTCGGCCGACGACTACCACCTCAACGCCGCCGTGCTGAAGGGTTACCAGCGTCAGTTGGGCGAGCTGTGCGCCAGCGGCGAGACCCCCAGGATCGAAGCGCTGCTGACGCTGCCTGGCGTGGTCGACACGCCCGACGCCGCCGCGGCCGACGCCGAAGCCGATTGGCCGGTCATCAAGAAGGCCCTGGAATCGGCTCTCGACGCCTTTGGATCGATGCGTAAGAGCGAAGGGCAGGCGCTCGCTGTCGACTTGGGCGACAACTGCACCGTGATCCACGAGCAACTCACCGGCGTCGAGGAGCGGGCGCCGATGGTGGTCGATGGCTACCGCGATCGCCTGCAAGATCGGGTCGCCCAGTCGCTTGAGAAGTTGGGCGTGACGGTCGAGCCGGCCGACTTGGTTCGTGAGGTGGCGTTCTTCGCCGACCGCAGCGACATCTCCGAGGAGATCGTTCGCCTCAAGAGCCACATCGAGCAGTTCCGCTCGACGATCGCCAAGGGCGAGAATTGCGGCCGCAAGCTCGAGTTCATCGCCCAGGAGATGGGCCGCGAGACGAACACGATTGGCTCGAAAGCCAACGACACCGACATCTCGCACCGCGTGGTGGAGATGAAGGCCGCCCTGGAGCGGATCCGCGAGCAAGTGCAGAACGTGGAGTGA
- the secG gene encoding preprotein translocase subunit SecG — translation MEILIQLALGLMSLFIILLVLVQRGRGGGLAGALGGPGGSSAFGAKAGDAFTKITIWAVSAWIILCVLATYWANHRGDAFGDDGGVIAAPVAPGLGLGAGAPPAEGTDPAGEAASGEANMPTDVAPSVAEDSDSVADQPADAETP, via the coding sequence ATGGAAATCCTGATCCAACTGGCGCTGGGGCTTATGTCCCTGTTCATCATCTTGCTGGTCCTTGTCCAGCGTGGTCGCGGCGGCGGTTTGGCCGGCGCGTTGGGCGGCCCCGGTGGGTCCAGCGCCTTCGGCGCCAAGGCGGGCGACGCCTTCACCAAGATCACGATTTGGGCCGTCTCGGCTTGGATCATTCTCTGCGTTTTGGCCACGTACTGGGCCAACCACCGCGGCGACGCCTTTGGCGACGACGGCGGTGTGATCGCCGCCCCCGTGGCCCCGGGCCTGGGGCTCGGCGCCGGGGCTCCGCCAGCCGAGGGGACGGACCCCGCCGGTGAGGCCGCCTCGGGCGAAGCCAACATGCCGACCGATGTCGCCCCCTCGGTCGCCGAGGACTCGGACTCGGTCGCCGACCAACCGGCCGACGCCGAAACGCCGTAG
- the tpiA gene encoding triose-phosphate isomerase, with translation MRRPLIAGNWKMNTDRASAEALAAAIADKAGDVAGADLLVCPPAVYMAAVADKLAGSPVALGAQNMYFEDNGAFTGETSASMLSDLGAEYVILGHSERRHVMGETDAEVNKKTLKALDAGLVPVVCVGELLEEREAEQTADVNRRQLLGALEGVSETQVLGLVVAYEPVWAIGTGKVATPEQAEEVHADLRRLLAERYTSEVAEKVRILYGGSVKPGNAAELIGQQNVDGALVGGASLKAEDFLGIATAV, from the coding sequence ATGCGACGCCCCCTGATCGCCGGCAACTGGAAGATGAACACCGACCGCGCGAGCGCCGAGGCGCTTGCCGCGGCGATCGCCGACAAGGCGGGCGACGTCGCCGGAGCCGACCTGTTGGTTTGCCCGCCGGCTGTCTACATGGCGGCGGTGGCCGACAAGCTGGCCGGCAGCCCTGTGGCCCTGGGCGCCCAGAACATGTACTTCGAGGACAACGGCGCGTTCACTGGCGAAACGTCTGCCTCGATGCTCAGCGACCTTGGCGCCGAATACGTGATCCTCGGTCACAGCGAGCGGCGCCACGTGATGGGCGAGACCGACGCCGAAGTGAACAAGAAGACCCTCAAGGCGCTCGACGCCGGCCTCGTGCCCGTCGTCTGTGTCGGCGAGCTGCTCGAGGAGCGTGAGGCGGAACAAACGGCCGACGTGAACCGTCGCCAGCTGCTCGGCGCCCTGGAGGGGGTCAGCGAGACGCAGGTCCTCGGATTGGTGGTCGCTTACGAGCCGGTCTGGGCCATCGGCACTGGGAAAGTGGCCACACCCGAACAGGCCGAGGAGGTCCACGCCGACCTTCGCCGTTTGCTCGCCGAGCGTTACACTAGCGAAGTCGCTGAAAAGGTGCGGATCCTCTACGGCGGCAGCGTCAAGCCGGGCAACGCGGCCGAGCTGATCGGCCAGCAGAACGTCGACGGCGCCCTGGTCGGCGGCGCGAGCCTCAAAGCGGAAGACTTCCTCGGCATCGCCACGGCGGTCTGA
- the aroF gene encoding 3-deoxy-7-phosphoheptulonate synthase, which yields MIIILKESATDAQVDHVVERVEAMGLKAHLSKGTYRTVVGVIGDEDKIRTAPLGAIAGVAEVVPVQPAFKLASRTAHPEPSIIEVGSGKVVTKIGGGHLGMIAGPCAVESAERMDEIAGAVKAAGANLLRGGAFKPRTSPYSFQGLGEEGLKILREVGDKHGMPIVTEVTDPRNVELVAEYSDMIQLGARNMQNFVLLTEVGKTDKAVLMKRGMAATVKDLMMSAEYVLSQGNSKVVLCERGVKGFDNATRNIYDVCAVPQAQEMSHLPIIVDPSHATGRPELIPACALAGLAAGADGVHIEVHNCPEEAMSDGPQALLPEQYAELMAQLKKVAVAIGKTF from the coding sequence ATGATCATCATCCTCAAAGAATCGGCCACTGACGCGCAGGTCGACCACGTTGTCGAGCGAGTCGAGGCGATGGGCCTCAAGGCGCACCTGAGCAAGGGCACCTATCGCACGGTTGTCGGTGTCATTGGCGACGAGGACAAGATCCGCACGGCGCCGCTGGGCGCGATCGCCGGTGTGGCCGAGGTCGTGCCGGTGCAGCCCGCCTTCAAGCTCGCCAGCCGCACGGCCCATCCGGAGCCCTCGATCATCGAGGTCGGTTCGGGCAAGGTTGTCACCAAGATCGGCGGCGGCCACTTGGGAATGATCGCCGGTCCTTGTGCGGTCGAGTCGGCCGAACGGATGGACGAGATCGCCGGCGCTGTGAAGGCGGCCGGCGCCAACCTGCTGCGCGGCGGCGCGTTCAAGCCGCGCACCAGCCCCTACTCGTTCCAGGGCCTTGGCGAAGAGGGCCTGAAGATCCTCCGCGAGGTCGGCGACAAGCACGGCATGCCGATCGTCACCGAGGTGACCGACCCGCGCAACGTGGAGTTGGTGGCCGAGTACTCGGACATGATCCAGCTCGGCGCCCGCAACATGCAGAACTTCGTCCTCCTGACCGAGGTGGGCAAGACCGACAAAGCGGTGCTGATGAAGCGCGGCATGGCGGCCACCGTGAAAGACCTGATGATGAGCGCCGAGTACGTGCTCTCGCAGGGCAACTCGAAGGTGGTGTTGTGCGAGCGCGGCGTCAAAGGCTTCGACAACGCGACGCGCAACATCTACGACGTCTGTGCTGTGCCGCAGGCTCAGGAGATGTCGCACCTGCCGATCATCGTCGACCCGAGCCACGCCACCGGCCGGCCGGAGCTGATCCCGGCGTGTGCCCTGGCGGGCCTGGCGGCGGGCGCTGACGGCGTTCACATCGAAGTGCACAACTGCCCCGAAGAGGCGATGAGCGACGGGCCGCAGGCCTTGTTGCCCGAGCAATACGCTGAGCTGATGGCGCAGCTGAAGAAGGTCGCCGTAGCGATTGGGAAGACGTTTTAG
- the pheA gene encoding prephenate dehydratase produces MSKKKPQPAAPTPRTLRAQIAKIDRELLDALSDRASLCQSLAEAVGAPGGEAESSAAAVDKLVEKNTGPVTERSVRAVLREVEAACRAITTHERVAYLGPEHTYSHQAALHRFGDATELVPVGAIGAVFDEVASGSCEWGVVPLENSTHGRVTDTLEAFAKSEVQICGELPLRIHHCLLGKGKRSDVRRVASKAQALAQCGSWLTKHLPGVDTQPVASTAEAAVMASADPAVAAIASEQAGVHHGLRVLAHGIEDQSDNITRFAVIGMAPAAKTGGDKTAIVFEVAHEPGSLADAMAIFKRAKLNLTWIESFPIPGSRTAGQEGGRYLFFVEFLGHQTELRARRAIANLEKKAVQLRVLGSYPQSPPID; encoded by the coding sequence ATGTCCAAGAAGAAACCCCAACCCGCCGCCCCCACGCCACGCACGCTGCGGGCGCAGATCGCCAAGATCGACCGGGAGCTGCTCGACGCCCTCAGCGACCGGGCCTCGCTCTGCCAGTCGCTGGCCGAGGCGGTCGGCGCGCCGGGCGGCGAGGCCGAGAGCTCGGCGGCCGCGGTCGACAAGCTCGTGGAGAAAAACACCGGCCCGGTGACCGAGCGGTCTGTGCGGGCCGTGCTGCGAGAGGTCGAGGCCGCCTGTCGGGCGATCACGACCCACGAACGCGTGGCCTATCTCGGCCCCGAGCACACTTACAGCCACCAGGCGGCGTTGCACCGGTTCGGCGACGCCACGGAGCTTGTCCCTGTCGGAGCCATCGGCGCCGTATTCGACGAGGTGGCGAGCGGTTCGTGCGAGTGGGGCGTGGTTCCGCTGGAAAACTCGACCCACGGCCGCGTGACCGACACGCTCGAGGCCTTCGCCAAGAGCGAGGTTCAAATATGCGGCGAACTGCCGCTTCGGATCCACCATTGCCTGCTGGGCAAAGGGAAAAGGTCCGACGTGCGTCGCGTGGCGAGCAAGGCCCAGGCCTTGGCGCAATGTGGCTCGTGGCTGACCAAGCACTTGCCGGGCGTCGACACCCAGCCGGTGGCGAGCACCGCCGAGGCCGCCGTGATGGCGTCGGCCGACCCCGCCGTGGCCGCCATCGCCAGCGAGCAGGCCGGTGTGCACCACGGGCTGCGGGTGCTGGCCCACGGCATCGAGGACCAGAGCGACAACATCACCCGTTTCGCGGTGATCGGCATGGCGCCGGCGGCGAAGACCGGCGGCGACAAGACGGCGATCGTGTTCGAGGTGGCCCACGAGCCGGGCTCATTGGCCGACGCGATGGCGATATTCAAGCGGGCGAAGCTCAATTTGACCTGGATCGAGAGCTTCCCGATCCCCGGCAGCCGCACGGCGGGGCAGGAGGGGGGGCGATACCTGTTCTTCGTCGAGTTTTTGGGCCATCAGACCGAATTGCGGGCCCGGCGGGCGATCGCCAATCTCGAGAAAAAAGCGGTCCAGCTGAGGGTGCTGGGGTCCTATCCCCAGTCGCCCCCGATCGACTAG
- the dnaK gene encoding molecular chaperone DnaK: MAAGEKIIGIDLGTTNSVVAVMEGKEAKVIPNPEGNRLTPSVVAFTDKGETLVGEPARRQAVTNPTKTIYSIKRFMGRRHNEVAGEEKMVPYEITGGAEDYVKVKAGGEEMTPPEVSAKTLRKLKESAESYLGHKVNKAVITVPAYFNDAQRQATKDAGQIAGLEVARIINEPTAASLAYGLDKKGQETICVFDLGGGTFDVSILEVADGVFRVISTNGDTHLGGDDFDEELINHVADEFKKEQGVDLRKDPMALQRLQEACEKAKKELSSAQSTDLNLPFITADASGPKHLQMNITRAQFEKLVDGLVERVRKPVLKAIEDAKLDPSKIDEVVLVGGSTRIPKVVELVKDIFGKDPHKGVNPDEVVAIGAAIQGGVLAGDVQDILLLDVTPLSLGIETLGGVMTKLVERNTTIPAERKQVFSTADDNQTAVTVRVFQGEREMCNDNRLLDQFNLEGIPPAPRGVPQIEVKFDLDANGILNVAAKDLGTGVEHTVKIEQSSGLSEEEIEKMRRDGEANAEEDKKKRELVEARNAAESLAYQVEKTLKEQGDKVSDDDRAPIESAIEKVRETAKGEDVAAIKSATDALQQASHAMSEAMYKSAAEAGADPTADTSSEAAADTSTDDDTIDAEFEVKES; this comes from the coding sequence ATGGCCGCCGGAGAAAAAATCATCGGCATCGACCTCGGCACGACCAACTCGGTTGTCGCCGTGATGGAAGGCAAAGAGGCGAAGGTGATCCCCAACCCCGAGGGGAACCGCCTCACGCCTTCGGTCGTCGCGTTCACCGACAAGGGCGAAACGCTCGTCGGTGAGCCCGCGCGCCGTCAGGCCGTCACCAACCCGACCAAGACCATCTACTCGATCAAGCGGTTCATGGGCCGCCGCCACAACGAGGTTGCTGGCGAAGAGAAGATGGTGCCTTACGAGATCACCGGCGGAGCCGAGGATTACGTGAAGGTCAAAGCCGGCGGCGAAGAGATGACCCCGCCCGAGGTTTCGGCCAAGACGCTCCGCAAGCTCAAGGAGTCGGCCGAGAGCTACCTGGGCCACAAAGTCAACAAGGCGGTGATCACCGTCCCGGCCTACTTCAACGACGCCCAGCGCCAGGCGACCAAGGACGCCGGCCAGATCGCCGGCCTCGAGGTCGCGCGGATCATCAACGAGCCGACCGCCGCGTCGCTCGCTTACGGCCTCGACAAGAAGGGCCAAGAGACGATCTGCGTCTTCGACCTGGGTGGCGGCACGTTCGACGTGTCGATCCTCGAGGTCGCCGACGGCGTGTTCCGCGTGATCTCGACCAACGGCGACACGCACCTCGGCGGCGACGACTTCGACGAGGAGCTGATCAACCACGTCGCCGACGAGTTCAAGAAGGAGCAGGGCGTCGATCTGCGTAAAGACCCGATGGCCCTGCAGCGTCTGCAGGAGGCGTGTGAGAAGGCCAAGAAGGAGCTCAGCTCGGCCCAGTCGACCGACCTCAACCTGCCGTTCATCACCGCCGACGCCTCCGGGCCGAAGCATCTGCAGATGAACATCACCCGCGCCCAGTTCGAGAAGCTGGTCGACGGCCTGGTCGAGCGTGTCCGCAAGCCGGTGCTCAAGGCGATCGAAGACGCCAAGCTCGACCCGTCGAAGATCGACGAGGTCGTGCTCGTGGGCGGCTCGACCCGCATCCCCAAGGTCGTCGAGCTGGTCAAAGACATCTTCGGCAAAGACCCCCATAAGGGCGTCAACCCGGACGAGGTCGTGGCCATCGGCGCCGCCATCCAAGGCGGTGTGCTGGCGGGCGACGTACAAGACATCCTGCTGCTGGACGTCACGCCGCTGTCGCTCGGCATCGAGACCTTGGGCGGCGTGATGACCAAGCTCGTCGAGCGCAACACCACGATCCCCGCCGAGCGTAAGCAGGTCTTCAGCACGGCCGACGACAACCAGACCGCCGTCACGGTCCGGGTGTTCCAGGGCGAACGCGAGATGTGCAACGACAACCGCCTCTTGGACCAGTTCAATCTGGAGGGCATCCCGCCCGCGCCGCGTGGCGTGCCGCAGATCGAGGTCAAGTTCGACCTCGACGCGAACGGCATCCTCAACGTGGCGGCCAAGGACCTCGGCACGGGCGTGGAGCACACGGTCAAGATCGAGCAGTCCTCGGGCCTCTCGGAGGAAGAGATCGAGAAGATGCGCCGCGACGGCGAGGCGAACGCCGAAGAGGACAAGAAGAAGCGCGAGCTGGTCGAGGCCCGCAACGCCGCCGAGTCGCTCGCCTACCAGGTCGAGAAGACCCTCAAGGAGCAGGGTGACAAGGTGTCAGACGACGACCGGGCGCCGATCGAGTCGGCGATCGAGAAAGTCCGCGAGACGGCCAAGGGCGAAGACGTGGCCGCCATCAAGAGCGCGACCGACGCCCTGCAACAGGCCAGCCACGCGATGAGCGAGGCGATGTACAAGTCGGCCGCCGAAGCGGGCGCCGACCCCACGGCCGACACCTCGAGCGAAGCCGCCGCCGACACGTCAACCGACGACGACACGATCGACGCGGAGTTTGAGGTGAAGGAGAGCTGA
- the tnpA gene encoding IS200/IS605 family transposase — MPSSYTSLTYHIVFSTKYRRPLLVSEMRGRLYEYMGGIVRREYGTLLEIGGVEDHVHLLTRIHPSTAVADFLRVLKSNSSGWVNEQSLTPNRFAWQEGYSAFTVSESQTGAVRRYIQRQEAHHAKQDFRAEIERLCEHHGLTLDAEHFA; from the coding sequence ATGCCTTCTTCTTATACGAGCCTCACTTATCACATTGTCTTCTCAACGAAGTATCGCCGGCCGCTGCTCGTCTCCGAGATGCGAGGGCGCCTTTACGAATATATGGGCGGTATCGTCCGGCGTGAGTACGGGACGCTGCTTGAGATCGGCGGCGTCGAAGATCACGTCCATCTGCTGACGCGCATCCATCCCAGCACCGCCGTCGCCGATTTTCTTCGAGTGCTGAAATCGAACTCGTCGGGGTGGGTCAACGAGCAGTCGCTCACTCCCAACCGCTTCGCCTGGCAGGAGGGCTACAGCGCCTTCACCGTGAGCGAGTCGCAAACGGGCGCCGTGCGGCGGTACATCCAGCGGCAAGAAGCACACCACGCCAAGCAGGATTTCCGGGCAGAAATAGAGCGGTTGTGCGAACATCACGGGCTGACGCTCGATGCCGAGCACTTCGCGTGA
- a CDS encoding YdeI/OmpD-associated family protein, whose translation MSKTNPQVDAYFKSLKHWRDELEELRAIALDRDLTEELKWRSPCYTVEGKNVAILGGFKEFCTISFFKGALLKDHKGLLDKPGKNSRAARLIRFTSVGEIVRLRPAIEACLREAIAAERAGLKVEVDQGAALELPAELVARFDESPALRTAFEALTPGRQRGYAMHFAAAKQSKTRTARIEKYEPRILQGKGFHDCTCGLTKSRPAATALTTR comes from the coding sequence ATGAGCAAGACCAACCCTCAGGTCGACGCGTACTTCAAATCTCTCAAGCATTGGCGCGACGAGCTCGAGGAGCTCAGAGCGATCGCACTTGATCGCGATTTGACCGAAGAGTTGAAGTGGCGTTCGCCCTGCTACACGGTAGAGGGCAAGAACGTCGCCATCTTGGGCGGATTCAAAGAATTCTGCACGATCAGCTTCTTCAAGGGGGCCTTGCTCAAGGACCACAAGGGCTTGCTCGACAAGCCGGGCAAGAACAGCCGGGCGGCGCGGCTGATCCGGTTCACCTCGGTCGGCGAGATCGTTCGGCTCCGGCCGGCGATCGAGGCGTGCCTGCGCGAGGCGATCGCGGCGGAGCGGGCCGGCCTGAAGGTGGAGGTCGACCAGGGCGCCGCTCTTGAGCTGCCCGCGGAGCTGGTCGCCCGCTTCGACGAGAGCCCCGCGCTGCGAACGGCGTTCGAGGCGCTCACCCCGGGGCGACAGCGGGGCTACGCGATGCACTTCGCCGCAGCCAAGCAGTCGAAGACCCGCACCGCAAGGATCGAGAAATACGAGCCACGGATCCTCCAGGGGAAGGGGTTCCACGACTGCACCTGCGGGCTGACCAAAAGCCGCCCGGCTGCGACGGCTCTCACAACACGCTGA